tgtattttttatgagagctatatttttttttatgagaattgtgtattttagtatATGGTAAAATTATATAACCTGTGTACTTTTCAATTCACATAGTTCAgctctcataaccagttcacaaagctaATTTTCTATAAggacagtcacttctcatagccaattctcatagaactgattataaaagttgacagttctcataaaactgattatgagaattggcagttctcatagtctattcttgtcaattctcatagctcAGTTCACATAATCAGTtcttctatgagaactgagcagTTCTCAGAACTGACTATGAAACttgacagttcacatagccaatagtatttttgtctgaaataataTGATTTAGGAATtgttattttctatgagaactgttattcTCCATGATaattatctatgagaactgtgtatttttctatgggaactgtctatgagaactgtgtattttctatgagaattgtatattttctgtgagaactccctatgagaactgtctatgagaactgtcattgtctatgatgattgtctatgagaactgtgtatttttctatgaggattgtgtttttttttatttatgaaaactgtgcttttttctataagaactattATTGTCCATGataattgtctatgagaactgtgtatttttctatgagaattatgtattttttatgagaactatgtattttagtgtgtggtgaggctatttgaactatatattttgtagttcacatagccatttcacatgaAAAATGTCTATAAGAACtctgttttttctatgaaaattgtatttttttctatgagaactgttattatccatgatgattgtctataagaactgtgtatttttctatgagaactatatattttctacgagaattatgtattttagtATGTGGTGAGGCTATTTGAATCgagtatttttcaattcacatagttctcatagaactgactatgagaattggcagtccAATTCACagagccaagggtatttttgtccgaaataatatgtgtcagaaattgattctaaaaatataaattttactaaaaatggacaagtagacaaaaaattaagaagaatgggcaaaataataaaaatgtatgaaaagtcaaaagaaaggactaaaataaagaagaaatacaTTAGTTAGGACTATTTGAAGTCCGAACCTAGAAAAcggggccggcctaaaaatttcCCAAAATTGTTCAGTGTATCGGATTTCACTTGGGTTTCGATTAATTGGGCCTTGCTCCAATATCGAAATTCatgtggcccattaatttttaactcGAGAAACTCATAAAAATCGGTCCGATTTAATTACCATCTATTTAAATGGCTCTCCAGCGCTAGACCaagatttggtgccaaaaacAGGTGTAAACAGAAAGTATTAGGGTTTCGCAACCGCTTTTCCCTGTACCAGTTAAAGTATTCGTTTGTGGGCTAGAATCTTTTAAGTCTGGCCCAGAAATGGCCCAACCAAACCCAAATTTTCTGAGTCCAGGGTTAGTAGTAAAAGTTGACCGGTTCTATCCTAAAACGTACCGTTTTTCAGACGAAGGAAAAATAACACCCTcagggcccgtttggatgagGGATAAGGATTGAGAGTATTAGTTATGAAGAGGGGATAAGATAGCAGGAAATATTATGTAAGAAGAGTGGACCCTTATTGATATAACAGGGGTTTAAAAAGTAATTAGTTTGAATGAGGTATTAAAGAAGggagattaaataatacttgatttggatgaggGATAATGTTGTTTTGCAGTTGAAATGGAAGAGGAGGGGGCATTTTAATACCACCCCAAAACCTCTCCATAATAATCCCCCGCTGGGGGGTATTAAGGGGTATAAGAGAAGAGGGGCTTAAGCTAATAccccttgtttttgttttttggttccCAAACCATAGCTTAAGTGATGGGCCTGGGTATATATGAGGGGTATTAATACCCCTTCACAGTCCCCCATCCAAACGATCCCAAATAATTCCCCCCTCCGAGGGTATTAGGGGTACAATAGAATCCGAGACTTAGCTAACATCTCTCTATTTTACTTCCCGAACGAGGTTTAAGGCTTGAACCCATGGACTAAAAAAGAATATCACATTCCCCTTTTCACAATGATGCATCCAAAGAGGCCACAAGTCGTTGCTTTTTTCGAATATATCTACATAAGCATTTATGCTTTTTCACTCTCACAAACAAGAAAATTTGCTGctacaacaatttttttccctttccccaAATCCTGGAACCCAAACAAATTATACTAGTATTAGAAACTGATGGTTCTGCTTTCTTGAGTGATTTCCTCGCTGAAGAGCAAATGCTAGACACTCCTCGTCTGAAGGGACAAACCTATTATTCTTGACAGGCTTTGTAATCATAAACGGATCAATAATGTAGTAGCAGATACTGTATTTTAGAAGGCACAACCTATTCTTGAGTTGACAGGCTTTCTATTTTCCACTCTCGTCAAAAGCACAACCGCTCTGTATAGTATAAAGGATCCGAATAGTATATATAGATTTCAGTATTGCGCAAGATTTTTTGACATGAAAATCAGGTACTAATTTGGTTCAAAGTTGATACCATCATCTTTAACGTTGCTGGTAGTTTTGTCACTAGCTACAACCTCCTTTTCGGAGAAACCCTTAATAGAGAAGCTATCTGAGAGGTCCAAATCATCGTGTAGCCGTTTTGCCATCCCAAAAAAACATGGGGTCAAGTGATTCTTTGGATTGATAACCGGAAGACGAAGTGATTATGCCGCATGTGTCCTTTTTATTACAAtgaaaaaatgtcaaaatagcTCATTGAACTGATAGTAAATTTGACAAAGTGTATTGAATAGTATAAAAAGATGCCATAAAAAAAGGAGAGTACCGTAAAAGGTGTATTTGAGTATGCATTTTTGTCATTCTCTTTAATTTATCAATAGCCCACTAAGTTGTTAATTGACCTACCCTATTACAAAGAGTGCAAGCGAGCATCCTGTAAAGCGGTCCAGAGCGCCTGATCCGACCGTTCGTCTCGCCACGGACGGTTGGATTGAATCTGAGTGCATACAAATTTGAATTGTCTATTACTTGGTTAGGATCTAAGCTGTCGATTGCAGAGATGAATAGCCTAATCAGCCGCTCTGCATTGGATCTTCTTGGCAGTATCCCCCATTTCGAGGCATAGAGGCCGGACCAACTTCAACTTCAATTCCAGGAATGTGAATTAAGGCTCCAACTGGATGTTGATTTAATTTTCTATCCAAATCAAGTGTCAGGATAGGAACACATACTATCTCACTTGCAAAGTTGCCAGCTgcaatttatatatatatatatatatatatatatatatatatatttttttttttgagactttTAGGGTATTCACACCTAACATCAAATTAATGTTATATATAGTACCCTTTTATGTGTTTTCCCAACTGCAATGGCCTTGATGAAACTTTCTTGCAATGTTTATTTCTTATTTGATAAAATGTAACGGGGCAAGAATGGGAATGATACTTATTAAAGTTATATTGGTGGTCAACAGAGCTATTGGGAACTGGTATGGTGTACCTTCTAGTAGTAAAAAGGTTGATCTCATAGTCAACTTTACCCACTACCAAAATTGGTGGCAGAAAGGAGAGTAATTTATGGCTGCTTATGTACCATGGGCCATGCTCTATGGACTataaccagagagagagagagagagagagagagagtaccatgGGCCATGCTCTATGGACTataaccagagagagagagagagagagagagagagtttatcCAATTATTTTGTACGATTGGCCGGTTAATGATACCAAAGTAAGAGTACCTTTTAGAGAGGACTACATTTCCAACAACTCAGATTCTTCTTATTCCAAGTCATACACTTGCAACTTATGTAGCTCTTCCCTTCCCTTCTCATTCTCATTAATTTCCTCTTCTTGTCCTTCTCTGTCTGTCTGCATTAAGTCCAGTTGTTATGAACATCACTTTAATACTAGTATAAACCAGGTCTTAAAGAACATCTATTTTTTTGGCTttcttctgggtttttttttttgagaacatATAACTGGAGCTAAGTTTTGGGATTTGCTATTTTCAATATGGGAATCTGTTGTGATCTTCAAGTAGATGTCAATGGAGAAGAGATTTTCTATGTAGATAAGGTAATTATTGTTTTTTATATGTATCTTTTTTGTGTGTTACCTTACCTATTTCTCTTTCCAGTTTATAATCTCACATGCACCTTCATGTAACActacttttctcttctttttcccttttttgcaGAGAATTCTTGTATCCTTCTCCGGTAGATTAAGCAAATTGTTCGGTAAGGCAGCGTGCACAACGAGCCCCCTGAGAGTGATATTCCACGATTTCCCAGGTGGCGCGAAGGGTTTTGAGCTCGTCGTGAGGTTTTGCTACAACAATGGCAGAATTGACATGACTCCTTATAACATAATCCTATTGCACTGTGCCGCGAATTTCATGGAAATGAAGGGAGGCAGCTCAAGATTACCTGACTTGATAGACCAAATGGAGAAATACTTTAAAGGGATCCACCGGTGGACCTGGTCTGAATTGGTACTGTGTCTGAAGCAATGCCAAGATTTATCGGCAGTGCCAAGTTCTTCAACTTTACTCCAAAAGTTCTTGAATATGTTTGTAGCGAAACTTGTTTTCCTGAATGTCGCAAGCCCTTGTGCTTCCACCTCAGATAAATCTAGTAGCCAGTTTTCTAGTGATATAAGCGGCGACAGTATCAAAAGCTACTCGTCGCAAGCTACGTGGTGGTTCGAAGATCTTAAATTCTTGAACATTAATTGGTTTGAGAAAGTCGTACACGAGATGATGTCAAAGGAATTCGACCATCCAACGATATGCTCATTTATCTTTTACTACCAAAGATCGAATTTTCTCGGTGCCTCACCGGCTACTGAGAAAGGGAAAATCATTGAGACCGTGATCAATCTGCTATTCTCACTAGACAAAAGCTCCATTTCCTCCAGAGGCTTATTCTGCTTGTTTTCACTGGCTGTGTTCTCGAAAGTAAGTAAATCTTGCAAAATGAAGTTAGAGGCCATGGTTGGTTCTAAGCTGGACGAAGCTAAGATAGATAATTTGCTCATTCCATCTCCACGTGGGAAGAAATATATGTACGACGTGAATCTGATTCTGAGGCTACTGAAATCGTTTCTCTTAGAAAACCAATTTTCAACGGGTCGATTGGATAAAGTTGCCTGCTTGATGGAACTTTACCTTGCAGAAGTATCCGCGGATCCCTACTTGAAACCTTCCAAGTTTATGGCATTAGCCACATCGCTCCCGGATTTTTCCAGAGGCTCACAGAACAGAATCTACCTTGCTATTGACATGTATCTAAAGGTAACCTACCTATTTGCAGCATTTTTCGCAGCGATTAAGTTCATTGGCCTAAGATTGCATCAGACATCATCACCTGCTGACATACTTGCTTAAATTTCTTGAACTTACTACAAGATTCTGAActttaaaatgatttttgttTATCTGGCCATGTAGTCGATTCTCGAATGGTTCTAGAATCGTAACTTTTCAATTTGCACATGTCAAGCTTATAACTAAGAATTGAACTGATTTCTGTTTCAATTTGGCAGGTACATAGCGGTCTATGTCAGGAGGAAAAGATGAAAGTGTGGTCTATTCTGAAGTGTGAAAAGCACTCAGCGGAATCTCTAATAGACCTGGCCAAGAACTATAAACTTGAACCACGAGGTGCTTGTACCTCTCA
The sequence above is a segment of the Rhododendron vialii isolate Sample 1 chromosome 13a, ASM3025357v1 genome. Coding sequences within it:
- the LOC131313488 gene encoding BTB/POZ domain-containing protein At3g22104-like, with translation MGICCDLQVDVNGEEIFYVDKRILVSFSGRLSKLFGKAACTTSPLRVIFHDFPGGAKGFELVVRFCYNNGRIDMTPYNIILLHCAANFMEMKGGSSRLPDLIDQMEKYFKGIHRWTWSELVLCLKQCQDLSAVPSSSTLLQKFLNMFVAKLVFLNVASPCASTSDKSSSQFSSDISGDSIKSYSSQATWWFEDLKFLNINWFEKVVHEMMSKEFDHPTICSFIFYYQRSNFLGASPATEKGKIIETVINLLFSLDKSSISSRGLFCLFSLAVFSKVSKSCKMKLEAMVGSKLDEAKIDNLLIPSPRGKKYMYDVNLILRLLKSFLLENQFSTGRLDKVACLMELYLAEVSADPYLKPSKFMALATSLPDFSRGSQNRIYLAIDMYLKVHSGLCQEEKMKVWSILKCEKHSAESLIDLAKNYKLEPRGACTSQRFKHKSLFQDTKHIRFVCNDSRFFAEHFLLYSN